Proteins encoded together in one Exiguobacterium sp. BMC-KP window:
- a CDS encoding metal ABC transporter solute-binding protein, Zn/Mn family, with amino-acid sequence MKKVIPALTVAFASASLLAACGSNSDSSTSNNKQTEVYTSTFATAAIAREIGGDQVSVKMIVPPGADPHSYEPTSKQLTEIAKGDLFLLTGTTLEPYSKKIQESLKGTDVRFIETSKDVTLLESDATLHAHEEEGHDDHATDEHAHEEEGHDHGKYDPHVWLDPINAKAMARSITIALSKEAPKDKATFEKNLEAFDQQADELDEQFKQAVADGSKKELLVTHAAYGYLAERYGFTQLPIAGISPSDEPSQKQLAALVKEARMHDLKYIAFEETVSPKVARVIQKEIGAESVTIHNLESVTKTQQNSSYFKLMEENVQTLKQALQ; translated from the coding sequence ATGAAAAAAGTCATTCCCGCTCTAACGGTCGCATTTGCGAGTGCAAGTCTCCTCGCAGCTTGCGGCTCAAACAGCGATTCGTCGACTTCAAATAACAAACAGACAGAAGTTTATACATCAACGTTCGCAACCGCTGCTATTGCTCGTGAAATCGGCGGTGATCAAGTCAGCGTCAAGATGATCGTCCCACCTGGAGCAGACCCTCACTCTTATGAACCCACCTCAAAGCAACTCACTGAAATCGCTAAAGGTGACCTATTCCTCTTGACAGGTACGACACTCGAACCGTATTCGAAAAAAATCCAAGAGAGCTTAAAAGGCACGGACGTCCGTTTCATTGAGACGAGTAAAGACGTTACCTTACTAGAATCGGATGCTACGCTTCACGCTCATGAAGAAGAAGGACATGATGATCACGCAACGGATGAACATGCGCATGAAGAAGAAGGACATGATCATGGAAAATATGATCCACACGTCTGGCTCGATCCTATCAACGCGAAAGCAATGGCACGTTCGATTACAATTGCTCTATCAAAAGAAGCACCAAAAGATAAAGCAACATTCGAGAAAAACTTAGAAGCCTTCGACCAACAAGCTGATGAGTTAGACGAACAATTCAAGCAAGCCGTCGCTGACGGATCGAAAAAAGAATTGCTTGTCACGCATGCCGCTTATGGTTATCTTGCAGAACGGTACGGATTTACGCAACTTCCAATCGCCGGAATTTCTCCTTCCGATGAACCCTCACAAAAGCAACTGGCTGCTTTAGTGAAAGAAGCACGCATGCATGATTTGAAATATATCGCATTCGAAGAGACTGTTTCCCCGAAGGTCGCGCGCGTCATCCAAAAAGAAATCGGAGCTGAATCCGTGACGATTCATAACCTAGAGTCGGTCACGAAAACGCAACAAAACAGTTCTTATTTCAAATTGATGGAAGAAAACGTCCAGACATTGAAACAAGCACTTCAGTAA
- a CDS encoding histidine phosphatase family protein: MTEICLVRHGQTDWNLNERIQGREDIPLNATGRRQAELSAAYLANEEWDVLLASPLSRAVETAEIIGRAVGLTITATDDRLVEREFGAASGEPVAAIYEAVQANDTNLVPGLETEQAIQDRVFEALQEVTRVHEGKRILIVCHSHTIKAALSSIDETFSYRTPLKNACANYIHYTDHYTIDRINVADHITDEVEKP; this comes from the coding sequence ATGACTGAAATTTGTTTAGTGCGGCATGGTCAGACGGATTGGAACTTAAATGAACGGATCCAAGGAAGAGAAGATATTCCATTGAATGCAACAGGAAGAAGACAAGCGGAGCTAAGCGCCGCTTATCTAGCAAATGAGGAGTGGGATGTCTTATTAGCAAGCCCGTTATCGCGTGCCGTTGAGACAGCTGAAATCATCGGTCGTGCTGTCGGATTGACGATCACAGCGACGGATGACCGACTCGTTGAACGCGAGTTTGGTGCAGCTTCCGGTGAGCCGGTCGCAGCGATTTATGAAGCGGTTCAAGCGAACGATACGAACCTCGTTCCGGGTCTTGAGACGGAACAAGCGATTCAGGACCGCGTGTTCGAAGCGTTACAGGAAGTGACGCGAGTGCATGAGGGCAAACGCATCTTAATCGTTTGTCATTCACATACGATCAAGGCAGCCTTATCATCGATTGATGAGACGTTCAGTTACCGGACACCGTTAAAAAACGCGTGTGCGAATTATATCCACTATACGGATCACTATACGATTGATCGAATTAATGTAGCGGATCACATCACGGATGAAGTTGAGAAACCTTAA
- a CDS encoding alpha/beta hydrolase, translating to MKRETAWLMGGAALLTTAAAGASIWNNYGALLRWTEPALPLTEKQLAPRTLTYKQVGDRTLQLDLYYPPGEGPFPVAIYAHGGAFVRGEREDMFCFSPIVDRLLELGVAVCSIDYRLFEDGSYFPDNLEDVRDALCFLNKEAEDLRILRGRMMVWGDSAGAALMLTTALAPTAFVGERDEGHMPLISGVIALYPPTNFLLFNFIQTWIAHIKFYKGGREEWRKLMTHVSPVTHLSSDAPPIMLLHGKKDPIVPFSQALHFVEKGADVGADVRLFSFPNGTHSLASFAQTENPLKIERLLERIERFTCQVLLLPPRQLSSEKHDTISHIS from the coding sequence GTGAAACGTGAAACTGCATGGCTAATGGGGGGAGCTGCATTATTGACGACGGCAGCAGCGGGAGCAAGCATTTGGAACAATTATGGGGCACTGCTTCGATGGACTGAACCCGCCTTGCCACTCACAGAAAAACAACTCGCACCGCGGACGCTCACCTACAAACAAGTGGGAGACCGCACCTTACAACTCGATCTCTATTATCCGCCAGGAGAAGGACCGTTTCCGGTCGCAATCTACGCGCATGGTGGCGCATTCGTTCGTGGTGAGCGCGAGGACATGTTCTGCTTTAGCCCAATCGTTGATCGCCTACTTGAACTCGGAGTTGCCGTTTGTAGTATCGATTATCGTTTGTTCGAAGACGGCAGTTATTTTCCGGATAACTTGGAGGATGTACGGGATGCGCTATGCTTTTTAAACAAGGAAGCAGAGGATCTCCGTATTCTAAGAGGACGAATGATGGTATGGGGAGACTCAGCCGGAGCTGCACTTATGCTGACGACGGCACTTGCTCCAACTGCTTTCGTCGGGGAGCGCGATGAAGGACACATGCCATTGATCAGTGGTGTCATCGCTTTATATCCACCGACGAATTTTTTATTGTTTAATTTCATTCAGACTTGGATCGCTCACATTAAGTTTTATAAAGGTGGACGGGAAGAATGGCGCAAACTTATGACCCACGTTTCACCCGTGACGCATCTCTCATCAGACGCCCCACCAATCATGCTCCTGCATGGCAAAAAAGATCCAATCGTTCCCTTTTCACAAGCGCTCCATTTCGTTGAGAAGGGAGCCGATGTAGGAGCGGATGTCCGTTTGTTTTCTTTTCCGAATGGTACCCACTCACTTGCTAGTTTTGCACAGACCGAAAATCCATTAAAGATTGAGCGACTGCTCGAACGAATTGAACGATTCACCTGTCAGGTGTTGTTATTGCCACCGCGACAACTTTCAAGTGAAAAACATGATACAATCAGTCATATTTCTTGA
- a CDS encoding YwpF family protein, whose amino-acid sequence MKTFKLCTLRILMDESGRDTTIPVAIQDGLTVSTEQTAQWVAEIVVPSSDQPIVDELFTKHLRALIEITISRPDNDPAAMIVTPLERTALSEHVSYVFTGKMVMMKNDLSESILREVVEDGFAGEELVQEYKDRRSKRGAHITSIAKETFKQYLAEHPEAPIS is encoded by the coding sequence ATGAAAACCTTTAAATTATGCACATTACGCATTTTAATGGATGAATCCGGGCGCGATACAACGATTCCTGTCGCCATTCAGGACGGGTTGACGGTCAGCACCGAACAGACAGCACAATGGGTTGCAGAAATCGTCGTACCCTCTAGCGATCAGCCAATCGTCGATGAATTGTTCACAAAACATTTACGTGCTTTAATTGAAATCACGATCTCACGACCTGATAATGATCCTGCTGCGATGATCGTCACGCCCCTTGAACGGACTGCCTTAAGCGAACACGTCTCGTATGTCTTCACCGGTAAGATGGTCATGATGAAGAATGATTTATCCGAATCAATCTTACGCGAAGTCGTCGAGGACGGATTCGCCGGCGAGGAGCTCGTCCAAGAGTACAAGGATCGTCGTTCAAAACGTGGCGCGCATATTACGAGCATTGCGAAGGAAACATTCAAACAGTATTTAGCAGAACATCCGGAAGCACCGATTTCTTAA